The DNA region TGTTGTTTTCTAATGATGATGACCTGACTGTGGCGTTTCTCTGAAGACACGGCTCTGTTCTCTGGCTTTCGTCTGTCTCTACTGCGCTTGTTGCTGAAGAGGATCTTTGTTCTTCGTCATCTGATGACTCTGAGTCCATTCTCCCGTCTAGAAACAAACACACAACTGCACAGTCGTCCATTTTCGAGGTCGGGTACTTTAGTTTCCATTCGCGTGCAGCTGAATCCACCACTAGCCTAGCCGCTGATGCTCTGCTTGTAGCTGTTGCCACGACTTTAACCACTGCTTCGTTGCTTAGCACATCCCATACCTATTCAACACAAAGCTTATTTATAAGCATCTAGAAAGTCTCAATTCTCATAGAACTGAAAAACATAGTTTTAAGGGGGGGCTTTACTCCATCTGAGGCCAAGACAATAAACTGATCTCTATCTGTAAGAAGACGATGAGAGAAGTCCGGTATTGAAATGACACCGTAGTCTTTCACACAGAAATCACCAAACGCCCTAGCCATGGCTAGTCCAGGAGCATTATCAAATGGTAGCCATACTCGTGGCACCTCTGGCTCGTCTTCCAGCGCAAACACACGACCTTTACACTGCTTGATCCTCTCTGCTTCCCCTATCATTTATTACAATATCAGACAAAGTAAAAGATATAAGTAGAGAAGGAAGTAAACATGGCAAAAATGTTGTTCCTAATGCATTTATACTTGGTAAGTCAGGCTTCAAGTCAACTGTTAGCTGAACCGCAACCATGGATTCATTGCTGTCTTTGGATCCAAGTATTGCCCGAGAATCCCCTATGTTTCCTATGAACAGATGTGACCCCTGAAACACAACCAAAACACGCAATCAAAACCAATACTTAGAATCGTTGCTCTCTTGTCAAAGATCACACCTGTTTAATGATTGTAACAGCAGTGCTACCGCTGGAAAAGCATTCCACATTAGGATGGGAACGCAGTTCCTTATCCATAGCATTGAATGATTTCAAGAAAGCTTCTTCCCACAGTAGCTTCAGtttatcctcctcctcctctctagATTCTTCCTTGTCAGTGGATCCCTTTTGCTTAGACTGGATTGAATGCATGAAAGACAGTAACCTTACAGGCAACGATTCTCTCACTTTACGAGAAACAAGGTGACCATTAGGACCATGTCCATCAAAAACACCGCAGAATGTCATATCTTTCGACATAAAATCCTACACCAAATTCCTCCTTAATTACTGAGGGAGGGACACATAAATAAACATGATTGagtaagaagaagagaagaaggaacTTACTTCCCACACGATCATGGCGTCCTGATTGACTCCTTTGCGTCCCTGTTGAGTGAAAATGCAACAACTCTTGCTGTTTCCGCTGTTGGTGATCCGATTGGGAATAGAAACCAAGTCATGGAGTGAAACGATGCGGCCTGAAAGCGTTCTCCTCCCCATTTTGCTACCACAGCATCCCATCCCGAGACTGGGACGATACTTTGGCTCTACGTTGCTCTTGGACACACAACCTCCCATTTGGTCAATGCAAGCAGACGATGTGCAAATCTGATCGCAGAGAGATTGATTGTAAAAGAAAAGACGAAAAGACTGACTCCTCCTATTTTTTTATACCCTCAAATGTAAATGCTTCATTTGGTCAAACCAAAGAGCTTTCTCACACAGGTTTCTTCATttctgaataaaatataattcgTGTGCAAAACCCTTTTCTTCGAATCTTGGTCCGTGCGTGAGCTGAGAAAAACATTGCAGGAAAATTGTTTTATTGCAAAGATCCAAAAGAGAAAAGCAGACACCAACAAAAAGTCATAAAGAAGAAAACCACAGCATGTGATCTTTGCAATATAATACTAGTATATTACAAAACAGTCTGACCTAATTGTTTGTCATTGGACCAGCCTTGAGACTCTTCTTATTGTTCAAATTCACTAACCCTATGTAATAAGTTAAGCCAAGtaagaaatcaaaatataagGCATACAAACCAAGAACATAGAGTTTTCCAAAATGTGTTGCAGGCACATTAATCCAGATGAACagagttttccaaaaaaaaaaaacgagttTCAATGCAAGTATttcgaacccaaaccaaacaaaaaagaaataaataaagacgagagagagagggaaCAATATTTCAAGAATCATGGGGTTAGAATCTTTACTTAATCATCTACTACATTGTTCATTCCTCATACCGTTACACCCTTgaatcataaattttttttatttacatttgcTCTGTGAGAAATAAAAACTGCTAATGCAGATTCCCACAAAATTTTTACCAGAGTAACACGTAGACCACGCAAATGAGTGACTCACCGGGTGGGGTTAGACTATTAGCTTCAGCTATCTAATCTAAACTTGTGGGCTTAAATTGACTATTCAAATGAATTGGCTTTTAGTTATCCAATCCAGTGTAAACTTATTGGCTTCAATTAATTAATACAAGTGTATAGGCTTCAACTAACTAATTTAAACATTAGGGGGGGTATGTTAACAAATGAGAGCCCAAACCTTGACATGGGCAGTGGGACCCACAGAAACATCACATCAGAGAGACTCAACTGTTGCCTGGACTCAGATCTTCCATGTCTCGTCTTCAAAAACCTTACAATCTGTGGATAAGAAGAAGATAGGGGACACGCGTCATATATCCAACACCCCTAAAAGGCTAAaacattttcttctttcttcgttgctaaacacacaaaaactcctcttcactctctctctctctctcccttacATCTTTCTCCGAGTCCCGACAATGGCTTCAGCTTCAGCGACGACAGCTACTCTTCTCAAACCCaatcctcctcctccgtcgCATAAACCGACCATCATCACCGCCTCCGTATCTCCTCCTCCACTTCGCCACACCTTCCTTCGCCGCGATTTCCTCTCATTAACCGCCGCATCAACTCTAATCCTAACGCAGACAATTATTCCGTTCGTAGCTCCGTCGCCGGCTTCTGCAGCGGAAGACGAAGAGTACGTGAAAGATACGTCGGCGGTGATCTCGAAAGTCCGGACGACGCTGTCGATGGAGAGGACGGATCCGAACGTGGCGGATACGGTGGCGGAGCTGAGAGAGGCGTCGAACTCGTGGGTGGCAAAGTACAGGAAAGAGAAGGCGCTGCTGGGGAAAGCGTCGTTCAGGGATATGTACGCGGCGTTGAATGCGGTGTCGGGACATTACGTGAGCTTTGGACCGACGGCTCCGATACCGGCGAAGAGGAAGGCGAGGATTCTCGAAGAGATGGAGACTGCTGAGAAAGCTCTCTCTAGAGGAAGATAAAATTTACAGAACAGTTTCTTCTTTCTACTTCTCCATTTCTCGTTGATAGaatttaaattttccaaaaatgcCTATCGAGTTATGTACTTAATTATCATTT from Raphanus sativus cultivar WK10039 chromosome 8, ASM80110v3, whole genome shotgun sequence includes:
- the LOC108822668 gene encoding probable protein phosphatase 2C 1, whose translation is MGGCVSKSNVEPKYRPSLGMGCCGSKMGRRTLSGRIVSLHDLVSIPNRITNSGNSKSCCIFTQQGRKGVNQDAMIVWEDFMSKDMTFCGVFDGHGPNGHLVSRKVRESLPVRLLSFMHSIQSKQKGSTDKEESREEEEDKLKLLWEEAFLKSFNAMDKELRSHPNVECFSSGSTAVTIIKQGSHLFIGNIGDSRAILGSKDSNESMVAVQLTVDLKPDLPREAERIKQCKGRVFALEDEPEVPRVWLPFDNAPGLAMARAFGDFCVKDYGVISIPDFSHRLLTDRDQFIVLASDGVWDVLSNEAVVKVVATATSRASAARLVVDSAAREWKLKYPTSKMDDCAVVCLFLDGRMDSESSDDEEQRSSSATSAVETDESQRTEPCLQRNATVRSSSLENNSCGNVNEEKEKVTEGGEQNWSGLEGVTRVNSLVQLPRFSVD
- the LOC108822671 gene encoding photosystem II repair protein PSB27-H1, chloroplastic — its product is MASASATTATLLKPNPPPPSHKPTIITASVSPPPLRHTFLRRDFLSLTAASTLILTQTIIPFVAPSPASAAEDEEYVKDTSAVISKVRTTLSMERTDPNVADTVAELREASNSWVAKYRKEKALLGKASFRDMYAALNAVSGHYVSFGPTAPIPAKRKARILEEMETAEKALSRGR